TATTGAACTGAAATGATTGACtcatatgtttgtttattttaggaTGTTAGTCTCAGTTCCCCATATGAAAGATGATATACATTATGTTGCTGTCTCCTTTTGTTTTATGTCCAGAGACAAATGACTGACAGACCAACACAAATGGCTGACACTTCACCAGGGGTATGTATTTTTCCAAATCTGTCATTATGCCTTTTTCATCACTTAAACTTTCAACCATACAAAGACCTGTTGTCAGTTATGTTATTATGAGAATTAATATCCACCAAGATGCAGCAGAGTTGCATATCTAACAGGTCCttgaactacagtataacagatgTCTTCACTGCTCATATAGACGGTAGCATCCACTGTCTTCTAACGATGCTCTCTCCTTACAGCTGGGTGAAGTCTTGGAGAAAACTGATTCATCCGACAGCGAATCCAGCAGTGATGTAGGCTCAGAGGAAGAGTATCATCCCAATACGCCAGCATCATCCAGTGAGGAGGAATGGGAAAGCCCTGAAAAACTTTCAAGTCAGAAAAATGGCAAGTACACCATTAATAAAGGCAAGAACCCCCAAAAGTATCAGAAACGAAGAAgtaaacaaaatacaaaggagaCAGAAGTGACATCAACTGTTTCAATAAAAACGTGCACAAAAAGGGGAGCCAAGAAACGAACATGGGACaaaaaacattattgtttttactgCAACAAAGCAATTCTAAAGATGGCACGGCACCTGCAGAGGAAACACATGGACAAAAAGGATGTCGCCTATGCTTTCAGCTttgagataggctccaagcaacgaAAGGTTCTTTTGGAAAAACTCCGCAATAAAGGAGACTACAAGCACAACACACATGTCTTAGAAAAAGGGAGTGGAGAACTAATAACTTGGAAACAACCCTCAAAGAAAGCTAGTGCTAAAGATTATTTACCATGCCCACACTGTTATGGAATGTTTGTGAAGTGGGATCTGTGGAGACACCAGTCTGTATGTCGGAGTAAGAAACATCTAGAGggtggcacaaaaaaaacaagaagtagAGTCCAAAGTCTCGCTGCCACTCTGCTTCCAAATGCAGCTCTGTCAGGTGGATGTGAGGATATCATTAATAAGATGCGGCAAGATGATGTGTCTTTTCACATAAGGAGTGATGTGTTGATTTGTAGATATGGTGATGCACTTTATGCAAAACATGGACGAGTGAAATCAAGGCACCAGTACATAGCACAAAGACTTAGGGAGCTTGGTAGATTTATGTTGGTAGCCAAACAGATGGACAAGACTGTGAAGGTTCTTCAGGATGTGTGTGTCCCATCAAAATTTAAATTTGTTGTAAATGTTGCGAAGAAGCTGACAGAGTTTAGTCCAGGCAAAAATGAATATGGAAAACCTTCTACAGCAGTAAAAATAGGATTCTGTCTTAAAGGAGCAGTGCAAGTCCTCATAGGACAGGCACTTATGAATGATGACGACCTTGAAGAGAAGAGAGGTAAAAAGTTCTTGGAACTTCTGGATAAAAACTGGAAATGTGATGTGTCTGTGAGTGCACACCAGAGTATTCAAGAGAAGAGATGGAATAAACAGGATGACATCCCCCTCACCAGAGATGTGATGACTCTGAGAAACCACCTCAGAATGGTGGAAGACAAAGCACGGGATGAACTAACGCAACAGCAGAGCTTAATGGCCTACAGGACATTAAATGAGACGGTACTGGCACAGGTCATTGTCTTTAACAAACGACGTGAAGGGGAAGCATCACGCTTGACTGTTGAGGCTTACAAGAAGGCGTGTACAAACCCCATAAATCAGGACATTTATGAAACTCTGTCACCTCTGGAGAAAGAGCTGAGTAAGTTACTAACCCGCATAGAAGTCAGAGGGAAAAGAAGTAGGAAGGTTCCTATTTTCTTGACTGAAAGAATGAAGAATTCAGTTGATTTGTTAGTTACATGGAGAGAGAAAGCAGGCGTCCTTGAAGAGAATCCTTATCTGTTCGCAAGACCGGGTGTAATGACAAGTATTCGTGGATGCGACTGTCTGCGAAAATACGCAGTGGAAAGTAAAGCAGAAAACCCTGAACTCCTGAGATCAACTAAACTACGAAAACAGGTGGCCACACTCTGTCAACTCCTGGATCTTAGTGAACAAGAGCTGGAACAAGTGGCAAGGTTTATGGGTCACGACATCAGAGTTCATCGGGACTTTTATCGACAGACGGACAAAACCTTTCAAATCGCAAAAATAAGCAAACTTCTGTTTGCAATGGAGGAAGGCACGAGGTCTTTGGCAGGGAAGAACCTCAAAACAATTGAGCCATTTGTCTGTGGTATGTATACACTGTGTATGTATTTTGGAGAAGTGGCAAGCCATGCATTTCACATCTAGGCCTTCAGCGCCACCAAACTTAAATGAATCCACTTCTTAATACCATCATTATGCTACTATGGCTACATAAATCATcaatattatacatacatactgtagaaCAGCATCTTTCAATGACTGCTACAAATGCACATGATGTGACGCAAGTACCATTTAgaaccagaaatatgtacagtaAAATGAAAGAATGTATGAACAAATAATTGTATCTTTCTTGAACACGAAGCCAAATACACAGAATTCACTAAGTCTCATTTCACGGTTGTCAGACCTAGGTGTGAAATGAATGGACTGTAAGCTAATAAAGACATTCTTTGTTTGTCCCTTCCTACTGAGGGCTAATTTAGAATGACTGATGTTCACAGGTGAAAGTTCCACCTCCACCTCTGATGTCATCAGAAGGAAGACAGGCAGAGAAGTAGATGAAGGTATGACACACTGATGATGATGGTGCACATACAAACCTATACATGAGGGTACAGTCAACCGTCAGTTTATGCATAGATGCTTTCACTGTATATGGTACAGCTACAGTACACCAGCTCAGCTTGTGTTATTTTTCAGATGGAGACCCTGAAATGTCCTCCACAAAGGGAATGGACCCCCTCTCTGACAGAGAGACAGCAGGTTCAGACACAGATGGTAAgttaattatttatattataaaataCTCTTTCCTCTGGTCAACTTTTCTGGTCCTCTTATTTtctaatttcaggttgttcatgttatttacatttttaattaaactttgtaaatgtaatggttttcatgatgtaattttacttttttacagttattattttactagtttgacccacttgagattatatggcactgcatgtggcccctgaattaaaatcagtttgacactcctgtgctATGCCATATAGATATTATCATAAACAGTTGTATCCATGAACTCTTGAATGATAATGTGTACCTGAGAAGATCTATGAACAGGACCTAatgtttatctgttgttgttaTAGATGAGGGTGCAGAAATCCTGCTGACACAGAAGAATAAACCACAAACAAAGAAAAGACTGAAACGACGTGAGTACAACAATGAGGAAAAAGCATCATTTAAATGCTGAATCATTGTGTCATAGTCTCCCTGACTGATCTACCAGAGTTGAGTAAATAAACCGTTGGATTACACACAGATGTATGGTACAGCTACAGTATACCAGCTTAGCTTGTGTTATTTTTCAGATGGAGACCCTGAAATGTCCTCCAGAAAGGGAATGGACCCCCTCACTGACAGAGAGACAGCAGGTTCAGACACAGATGGTGAGTTAACAAACATCCTTGTTATTGGTTTAATTGATTTATGTAGAAGTGAGAAGTTATGTTATtcttcccactttttttttttttttaaatatataggtTTCCTGGCattttcattttgattattttatgtttagtgtgtttttgtcttctcTTAATAATCTTTGCTGCTGTCTTCATATTCAAAATGAATATTTCAATTCAATATCAGTTAGATTTGTTCTTTATGAAACAAACCCTTATGCCTCTGGTCTGCCTAATGTTAATCTTGCGCCACTCAGATTATTCATAAACAGTTAACGATACACTACTGAGGGCTAATTTAGAATGACTGATGTTCACAGGTGAAGTTTCCACCTCCATCTCTGATGTTGTCAGAAAGAAGACAGGCAGAGATGACGGTATGAGACAGTGATGATGCTGTACATGAtatttgatcagtgaattaaacgtaGAGCCGTCAGATTACACATACAGACAGATGATTTTAGGAGCTTGTGCTTTGCACTTCATCCACAGTATGCAGGCTTATGCTGGGTTATTTTTTAGATGGAGACCCTGAAATGTCCTCCACAAAGGGAACGGACCCCCTCGCTGACACAGAGACAGcaggttcagacacagacagtgaGTTAACCATTTTTATTATAAAACACTCTTTCCTCTGGTCAACCAGCTGTTGTGCTATGCCATGTAGATATTATCATAAACAATTGTattatattctgtctgttcctgttGTAGATGTGAGCCAAGGAGTACCGCTGACACAGAGCAAAAAAACAcctccaaaaaaacaacaaacacgtgagtaagaaatgaagaaaaaaaacacatgacaatTCAAAGCCTCCATCATATTCTGTTTCTGTAATCGGTCAGTGATGCCAATAAAGCTTCATTGTGATGTCCATGATCTAACAGACCTTCTGTGTCACTCACAGCCCCATCTAAGTCTTCTGTGAAGCGGCCCTGGACTGAGAAAGAGAAGAGTGCTGTGAATAAACACCTGGGCAGGTTTGTAGGGGAGAGGAAAGTTCCTGGCAAGAAGGACTGCACAGCATGCATCGAACAAGAGAGGGCTTTAGCCCAACGGTCATGGAAGGATGTTAAAAACTTTGTTTATAACACCATTGTCGCACATAAAAGAAGAGATGCCTCACGTTTCCTGAAGTTTTGAGGCTGTTAACTCAGATATTGTTCTTTCaaatatttacaccaaaacaaagcatTTGTGTacgttcatgcactgtatttttgtggtttactCTGGcagttcaatgtaaaaaaaaaagtacatttcttttatttattttattattgcagCTGACTGAAGCACTTTAATTTATGCACTTTAATGAGTAATATTATTACTGCAATTATTTGAGGCACTTTAAAATTGCAGTTTGATTTATGTACTTGTTTATGCATAATTGTTGCAGTTTATAAaggcactttaacccataaagacccaaacatccaccgtcaacctaaaccgtctactgatctaaactgtttaatacctgttgatccactaatcctatcaatacatgtcagtaattggaattggatcattgacagtggatagacacgctgggtttaagttcaataaaattaacaaaagtgaatacaaaatgtataaaacaaaccctaacaaataaaataaatgacatgaacagcataaaccacaaactgaacaaaacagaataaaacaattaTTAACCCCTGCAGTCTGAtctgtgacagtggatggacactggatTTATATTAATGATGTATTTACTGAAAGTCACTAATTCCTtcgtttttctttgtttctgatataataatcctcaactgagattttaaaaacatttacatgatcagtgagttaaatataggaaaatacctgatgtacactgaaaaaacacaaaatacagagaataatatgataataaatggataTAATTTAACCAGTCTGTACTAATTCAAGAGAACTCTTGGAaacaccacagaagtagcactgggtctttatgggttaaatttaaatGCTAATTTAACTTATATACTTTGTGTACTCAGGCACAGAAAACCGAGGCAGTTTATACATTTCCAGAGTAATTAAAATAAAAGTTGACTGAAAAATGAATTCCTTTCAGatttattttgagtttgattgaTGGATAACTGTGAAGTTTGGTTTcttgaaaggaaaaaaatgtatagTTGAAGTACATCAGTCATGTTGACTAATATTTTTTGTCTTCTGCTCATCTAGGGAACTTCAAATGATGTAATTCTACTCAAATATCTCAAGTTTTTTAGtgggaaaacacttaaaatacaccccgccccgccccccccccccccaacggtCCTCAGTCAGAGGGTAGAATgggtttaaaaaattcaaaaatttttttgtgtgtttctacaAACTGAGGTGGAAAATGACATGAGCCTGCCACCTACTGTTGTGATTGGGCATTCATTTGTCTCTAAGTATAGCAGAAAGGGTGGTCCTCACTTCTCAGGTTAATTCACTCGGACCTCACTCCTATGCTGtacaggaatgtgtgtgtgtgtgtaaatatatgtgtgtgctgTAAAAAGCACACATGCATGTTTGCCTTTGTGTGACTGATTACATTGGGATCTTGTGTAAACAGGACAGATTCTAGTGTGGCTTTGAGTGTGTGTGCAGGCGTGTGAGTGTGCACACATACAGTATGAAAGTGTTGAAAATGTGTGTACAGTATGGGTCTCTCTTGTGTGACTTTTATATTAGTGTGTGTTATATGAATGCATGGTTAGCCaatcctgacatttatatttgTAGAAGTACACCCTGTACTGTAGAAAGTGAGGCTATGTTGACTTTATCTTTAGGCCAGTATTTAAATATACTATTTACTCAAAAACAGGCtaaatttacatgtaataaatatTGCAGTCAATCAAATCCAACTGTAAATCATTGATAAACTGTATAATATTGAGTGGACTTTAAAAATAGATTCAAGTTActgatttcagtcattttttaaaattatacatCATTGTTTTACATAATATGTCATAAGTTAATAAAGTTTAATGACACTTTGATCACTTTGTCTGATGCATTACATCTATTTATAATAAGGTATATATTTCATTGATGTAAAGCTTGTAAAGACTAAGACATATTAATTAAGTGGAAGTGTGCAGGTGTGTGCAACAGCTATATATTCAATCATATTTATGCACCTGTAGATCAACATACAGCCAGAATATAGTGGAAtatgtctttttcagtaaaacaaaacaaaacaaaatgacaaaaatataaaagatttaacttttttaaaagaaatcaacatgcacattttaacactgtgtgtaactttagcatttacttgtttatttatggTGCAGAGCGTAGATGTTTTGTACTTAATGAATTTATGatgtttgtatgtatttgtttttagcATCAGCAACAGGTGGTCCAGGCGGTGGAGAGGGCCAAGCAGGTCACGATGGCTGAACTTAATGCCATCATCGGGGTGAGTCACCTCCATTCTTCATGAAAATACAACACaccacaaacacgcacacacacacacacacacagatcaacTACAGATTGATGTGACtaaacagtagttgcttttccattgatcctcacattgtgtgaatataacttgcacaataATTTGCCTAATggtaaaacaacaattttgccaaaactcgtttttcaatgaaaagtttttgcgcttgcaagacGTGTTTTCTGGGTGTAGTGAAATTGATATATCGCTcaaaagtgcaatggaaagaactttttGCACAAttagtcacatgaacaaaaaaaatggatgtagatggatgttacaacaagcgaggaagaaaagttttaaaacaaacatggtgccgTATGagtggacacacgaggaaactgaatcattttttaatttagtacgggatagaggggcaacgagcattctagattcaaacaacagagaaatacaggCATTTTCCCAAACCTAGAGGGTGCTATGAGAGAAATATGAACATATTTGTAAATCAAtgcgatatttatgtttgttgtcatgtttatggaatgacttctcgtgacatgtcgtgataataaataaacaaatcattacatttgcGATTTTGGAAAAGCTGACATTGCACActtcatttagtaaatatcggtaaagttttgcgcatatgtccaatggaaaagcgactagtgagatTCATACCGCACCATCACTAAAGGTGTCTGAGGATGATGAATGTAGATGCGGTCAGGCGTGGGTCATTTATACAGCTGTTAGTCACCAGGAAATGCAAGATGGGACCTTTGATATCATGCTATGTATGCCAATGCCAATGCACTACTTCAAGTTAGTTTCAATAACTGAAAATTGGCTTTGAAATATTACTCATATGTTCACAGCCAACCTGTTAGAATCAGATGTTAAGGAGTGTCTGATCTGGAGTGTTGGGTGTGTTTGTGAGTAAAACCAGATGGATGGCTATTGGCAGCAAATGCAATATTGTCCTGTTTAACAATTTTATAGGATGCTGTTGCCAGCTTTGGACAGTTTTAAATGGATATATACAAAGATGTTATGAGTCAGTGCTTCCATTAAAATAACCTACAATTAGTGATTTTGTTGCTCTGAGGCCCTCCACTACTGTAGTAACAGTGTTGGCAAATACCACAGATAATGATTTAAGAGAAAGAAATCTGATGTTATTTTAGGATCCATCAGTATTAATGACATTAAATCTTTCAGAGCAGTGATCGCATTAGTTTCTGTGTACCGTACAACAGTATACATTAATTACAGCTCTGTTTCAAGGTCtgtgttcattcattcacactCCTCATTAGTCTCTCTGAAGAGTAAAGTACTCCTACCATAATAAAATTCTAATTAACACATACGCACTATCACAATAAATACATCCTGCAATTAaaaatactgtgtgtgtatgtgtgttgtatatatattatatatatatatatatatatatatatatatatatatatatatattattatatagatatatatgtatgtgtgtgtgtgtgtgtataatatatatatctattaggatacatatatatatataagatatatatatatatatatatataatattatatatatatataaagaggtgcaatggtacaggtagcccacggttCGGTCCGTACCTTGGCTTTTGGGCCATGGTTTCGGTTTGGTTTCGGCACGTGTTTGTGCATaaagagaacagttttttttctccaaaagtatgtttttgttttgttgtcagcaaaaactgaatttcacagtaggaacaaattatatcatTGTACTGAATAAAAATCACTCTCTGGTCTGAACAAcagaaccctttcttattccttgactacttgtatacagtcgtATAAACAGACAGGTGCACACATAGACCCAAAGGGGGCTTTTATAAACAagtaaattcctgttctgcattgggatgtaaaagaaaatggtGGTATAAAAACGCCATATAATCTACCGTACGCTTTTCCTTGTGCTAGCGTTGTTacggtattgtatgtgtgtcagagtcctgcactgggtcagGTACCTGCAGGAACTTacaagtgagttactgtgtagactgTGTTTAATCACGGATCGGGCGGGTTGCCGGTCTAATGTACATGGATggtttggaaaagtggtggaTCTGGGCAGGACTCTGTGTGTTTGATCTAAATCCACTACTCTGTTCACTGTCTGTCACTGAGGAGCGGGGCCTCACTGTGCTGCATGCTCACACAGCATGCCCAGGAGAGAGGGAAAGACTTGAGGGGGGGACTTCCACCTTTCGCTGTCAACACAAATCAATTGCAAAATTGAAAAGTTGTGGCTCATAAGGGCAGATTATCATGTGCAGGGCAGACCAAACGGAACACGGTTTTTCTGAGTACCGTTGCcctctatacatatacatatatatatatagtcaaatTGTCCCAGTAAAAACCATTAAAGAGCACAGCACTGAAAAATATGAATTTGACTCCAACAGGCTCAAAAAATGTTGGGACAGGGACAAAATAAGACTGAAAACTTTATAGAATCTATTCTGTCAGATTTCACATATCAGGTTATTTGGGAACAGGTGAGGGATCGTGATTGGAGCATCCCCAACCACTGAGTCTTTACAAGGCTCAAAAATAAATTTCTCAACACAAAACGAAGAAAACATTTCAATATTTCACTGTCAACAGTAAATATTCTGGTAGTCAGAGGAAATCTCATTACATAAGGTGGACACCACTGTTGAGTGTGTTTGAGCATCGTATGAGAAATCATCCTGATGAACATACATGTATGGGCTTAGGAGGATTTTGGAAAATGGTTGTCATTAAATACAGTTCAGttactataactataactatatcaGTTCTGTGCCGACATGCCACAGACTTCCATGGACTCAGGTAGATTTCAGATGCGTATATGTTTCAGCTTGTCTTCGGGACAAACAGACTTCAGGTTCTATATAAACAATCCATGAAGACTGTTATCAGCGAAAGGTGCAAAGcagcatctgtgatggtctggggctgcatcaGTGTCCATCTGACCTCTATATGTGTGAAGGAAGCATGAAGACTCAGATTGGAATCTCACAGAAACACATTCTGCCATCACTGTGACATCGTTTCGGTGAAGTCTGCTGGTTATTTCATCAGACGATACCTTCTGCCCCTGTTCCAACAGTGGTTTCATAGTCACATCATGGTGGTGTTGGACTGTCCTGTCCACAGTCCACATCTGTCTCCTTTGGAAAATATATTGGCATCATGAAGAGGAGAATCAGACGATGGGCACAGACTGTTAAGCAGCTTAAGTCatggaaaaattgacaaaatattcTTTGCAAAAATGCGCCAAGTTCCCCATGATTAATAAGTGTAATAAAAAGGACAAGTGATCCTACAGTGGTAAACATGCCTCTGTCCCTGCTTTTTTGAGTGTGTTGCAGTCATCAAAATCCAATTATTTTTAACTTTGAATATAGATCTAAACAAATTAAAAGGCACCGTAGTGAATTttctatttcaaaagatcacatatactAGCACTTCCATCTGGTAACTTTAGCCCGTTGTCAGATAcatgtgagtactaagtcactgctccgtcagtcatggtcactgacatgtttcctccttcatgggctgttccagcaccagtagtgacgTAGACTTTGTTGtattgtctgattacctgggctgagatggactggtcactgaccccgtacagCATACCCAGTCTAAGAACACAtgatcggccagtgctgggtgGTGTCTAGGACAATGCTGGAGTgtaaagcttacggctgcacaaaaaCAGCGCAAACACATGCTTTAACTcagtctctctcactgactgctgtttgtttactcgcactcattGCCTGGAAACAAAGATGGTACGTCACTTCTGGCTGCCCCCAGTGCTGCTCCCGCCCATAATTCACATgataaaaggtccagtgtggtgcatttatggcaatttcttttttttttttttttgttatgaattTGTGCCGCTCTCACttataatacacaaagcacaattaatgttgtaCGCGAGACCAGTATAGGTACACTTTAAAAActcagttttttgttttaattggatTTTTGAAAAATTGTGCATATTTTGTATACAACCTATACATACACACTGTCACATGCACATATAGTCTGTTTactacat
The Sphaeramia orbicularis unplaced genomic scaffold, fSphaOr1.1, whole genome shotgun sequence DNA segment above includes these coding regions:
- the LOC115416081 gene encoding uncharacterized protein LOC115416081; its protein translation is MSSSQQESAKNCCDDTLLLLTVITVLAAAHPPLCCPSPTLLPLPHPAPLPALTSQGAECKAHAPDRQRTAELNSVPSQRNSPATNIKLERFQKRIQRLRNHHNRCEERFYSSLSLQRQMTDRPTQMADTSPGLGEVLEKTDSSDSESSSDVGSEEEYHPNTPASSSEEEWESPEKLSSQKNGKYTINKGKNPQKYQKRRSKQNTKETEVTSTVSIKTCTKRGAKKRTWDKKHYCFYCNKAILKMARHLQRKHMDKKDVAYAFSFEIGSKQRKVLLEKLRNKGDYKHNTHVLEKGSGELITWKQPSKKASAKDYLPCPHCYGMFVKWDLWRHQSVCRSKKHLEGGTKKTRSRVQSLAATLLPNAALSGGCEDIINKMRQDDVSFHIRSDVLICRYGDALYAKHGRVKSRHQYIAQRLRELGRFMLVAKQMDKTVKVLQDVCVPSKFKFVVNVAKKLTEFSPGKNEYGKPSTAVKIGFCLKGAVQVLIGQALMNDDDLEEKRGKKFLELLDKNWKCDVSVSAHQSIQEKRWNKQDDIPLTRDVMTLRNHLRMVEDKARDELTQQQSLMAYRTLNETVLAQVIVFNKRREGEASRLTVEAYKKACTNPINQDIYETLSPLEKELSKLLTRIEVRGKRSRKVPIFLTERMKNSVDLLVTWREKAGVLEENPYLFARPGVMTSIRGCDCLRKYAVESKAENPELLRSTKLRKQVATLCQLLDLSEQELEQVARFMGHDIRVHRDFYRQTDKTFQIAKISKLLFAMEEGTRSLAGKNLKTIEPFVCGESSTSTSDVIRRKTGREVDEDGDPEMSSTKGMDPLSDRETAGSDTDDEGAEILLTQKNKPQTKKRLKRHGDPEMSSRKGMDPLTDRETAGSDTDGEVSTSISDVVRKKTGRDDDGDPEMSSTKGTDPLADTETAGSDTDNVSQGVPLTQSKKTPPKKQQTPPSKSSVKRPWTEKEKSAVNKHLGRFVGERKVPGKKDCTACIEQERALAQRSWKDVKNFVYNTIVAHKRRDASRFLKF